TGCTGATGCAACATCCACAAATTACTGCCGCGGTGTGTTATCAGGATATTGTGGCATTGGGGGTAATGCAGGCGCTACGTAAAATGGGGCGTGAACCCGGGCGCGACTTTGCATTAGTCGGGTTCGATGATATTACCGAAGCGGCGTTGGTTCAGCCTGCGCTGACCACCGTGTCGGTCGCGGCAAAAGAGATTGGTCGTAAGGCGGGAGAGTTACTTTACAGTCGTATTCAGGGGAACGATGAGCCGGCGAAACGCATTATTCTGCCTCCGGCACTGGTGGTCAGAGAATCATGTGGTTTTCGCTGATCGTCATGTCTTTTACTGATATCTCTCGCTGTTTATCATTAAATTCTAATTATCGACGTTTTTGGCTAGCGGCATGACGACGTGCTGGTTAATCTGAAAACGATTTACATCATTTTAACGTAAGAGAATAACTATGCATGATGCACAGGTCCGTGTCGCGATAGCGGGCGCGGGTGGCCGTATGGGCCGCCAGTTAATTCAGGCAGCGCTGCAGATGGATGGCGTTGCGCTTGGTGCGGCGCTTGAGCGCGAGGGATCGTCACTGCTGGGCAGCGATGCCGGAGAACTGGCGGGTGTCGGGAAAACCGGCGTTACCGTGCAAAGTCGCCTTGAGGCAGTAAAAGATGATTTCGATGTGTTCATCGATTTTACCCGTCCGGAAGGCACGCTGAATCATCTGGCGTTTTGTCGTCAGCATGGCAAAGGGATGGTCATTGGCACCACCGGTTTTGACGATGCGGGAAAACAGGCGATTCGCGATGCCGCGCAGGACATTGGCATTGTCTTCGCGGCGAACTTTAGCGTCGGTGTCAACGTGATGCTTAAGCTGCTGGAAAAGGCGGCGAAGGTGATGGGCGACTATACCGACATTGAAATCATTGAAGCTCACCACCGCCATAAAGTTGACGCGCCGTCAGGCACCGCGCTGGCGATGGGGGAGGCGATTGCCCATGCGCTGGATAAAGATCTAAAAGAATGCGCCGTCTACAGTCGCGAAGGCTACACCGGCGAACGCGTGCCGGGAACAATTGGCTTTGCCACCGTCCGCGCCGGGGACATTGTGGGCGAACATACCGCCATGTTTGCCGATATCGGCGAACGTGTCGAAATCACCCACAAAGCGTCCAGCCGTATGACTTTTGCCAATGGTGCGGTGAGATCGGCACTTTGGGTTAGTGCAAAGAAAAATGGTCTTTTTGATATGCGAGATGTCCTTGAACTCAACAATTTATAGTTAATTATTACCTTTCGTGATGTGGTTATTGTAATCTCAATGCATTGATTACATGGGGCAATATTTTTATTGCCCTTTTATTTTACCTGTTACAGATTGCTTTCATTACAAATGGCGTAAAAATCTATCTTTTCTCTCTTTTTTACGTTGCCTGAATGTAAATTTTGACCAAGTGGTCCACTTTTTCGAAGCATGAGACTATTTTCTACGCATAATTGTTCACGCAAGCGTTTTCCTGCCAGGGTTAGCTGATCTTTTTGCCTGTTAAATCCGTTGATTTCATCCTGGGTCGCAAAAGAATATAAAAAATACCGCCTTTAAGTTGACTTTTGCCTGCCTTATCTCCAGAATGCCGCCGTTTGCCAGAAATCCACGGGTAAGCAAATTTGCATTGATTCATGCTATGCGAATGCATTAATATGCAAATAAAGTGAGTGAATATTCTCTGGAGGGTGTTTTGATTAAGTCAGCGCTATTGGTTCTGGAAGACGGAACCCAGTTTCACGGTCGGGCCATAGGGGCAACAGGTTCGGCGGTAGGGGAAGTCGTTTTCAATACTTCAATGACCGGTTATCAAGAAATCCTCACTGATCCTTCCTATTCCCGCCAAATCGTTACTCTTACTTATCCCCATATCGGTAATGTCGGCACCAATGCCGCCGATGAAGAATCCTCCCAGGTCCATGCGCAAGGCCTTGTCATTCGTGACCTGCCGCTGATTGCGAGCAACTTCCGCAATACCGAAGACCTCTCTTCTTACCTGAAACGCCATAACATTGTGGCGATTGCCGATATCGATACCCGTAAGCTGACACGTCTGCTGCGCGAGAAAGGGGCGCAAAACGGTTGCATTATCGCGGGCGATAACCCGGATGCGGCGCTGGCGCTGGAAAAAGCGAAAGCCTTCCCGGGCCTGAACGGCATGGATCTTGCCAAAGAAGTGACCACCACGGAATCTTACAGCTGGACCCAGGGGAGCTGGACGCTGGCGGGCGACCTGCCGGAAGCAAAGAAAGAAGACGAACTGCCGTTCCATGTTGTCGCCTATGACTTTGGCGCCAAGCGCAACATTCTGCGCATGCTGGTGGACAGAGGCTGTCGCCTGACGGTTGTCCCGGCAAAAACGTCGGCAGAAGATGTGCTGAAGATGAATCCGGACGGGATCTTCCTGTCGAACGGCCCTGGTGACCCGGCGCCATGCGATTACGCTATCGACGCAATTCAGAAATTCCTCGAGACCGATATTCCGGTGTTTGGCATCTGCTTAGGCCATCAGCTTCTGGCGCTGGCGAGTGGGGCAAAAACCGTGAAGATGAAATTCGGTCACCACGGTGGTAACCATCCGGTCAAAGATATCGACAACAATACGGTGATGATTACGGCCCAGAACCACGGCTTTGCGGTGGATGAAGCGTCCATGCCGGCCAATCTGCGCGTGACCCACAAATCGCTGTTCGATGGCACCCTGCAAGGGATTCATCGCACCGACAAACCGGCATTCAGCTTCCAGGGCCACCCGGAAGCGAGCCCGGGTCCTCACGATGCCGCGCCATTGTTCGACCACTTTATCGAGTTAATTGAGCTTTACCGTCAGTCCGCGAAATAAT
The sequence above is drawn from the Citrobacter amalonaticus genome and encodes:
- the carA gene encoding glutamine-hydrolyzing carbamoyl-phosphate synthase small subunit; translation: MIKSALLVLEDGTQFHGRAIGATGSAVGEVVFNTSMTGYQEILTDPSYSRQIVTLTYPHIGNVGTNAADEESSQVHAQGLVIRDLPLIASNFRNTEDLSSYLKRHNIVAIADIDTRKLTRLLREKGAQNGCIIAGDNPDAALALEKAKAFPGLNGMDLAKEVTTTESYSWTQGSWTLAGDLPEAKKEDELPFHVVAYDFGAKRNILRMLVDRGCRLTVVPAKTSAEDVLKMNPDGIFLSNGPGDPAPCDYAIDAIQKFLETDIPVFGICLGHQLLALASGAKTVKMKFGHHGGNHPVKDIDNNTVMITAQNHGFAVDEASMPANLRVTHKSLFDGTLQGIHRTDKPAFSFQGHPEASPGPHDAAPLFDHFIELIELYRQSAK
- the dapB gene encoding 4-hydroxy-tetrahydrodipicolinate reductase, giving the protein MHDAQVRVAIAGAGGRMGRQLIQAALQMDGVALGAALEREGSSLLGSDAGELAGVGKTGVTVQSRLEAVKDDFDVFIDFTRPEGTLNHLAFCRQHGKGMVIGTTGFDDAGKQAIRDAAQDIGIVFAANFSVGVNVMLKLLEKAAKVMGDYTDIEIIEAHHRHKVDAPSGTALAMGEAIAHALDKDLKECAVYSREGYTGERVPGTIGFATVRAGDIVGEHTAMFADIGERVEITHKASSRMTFANGAVRSALWVSAKKNGLFDMRDVLELNNL